One genomic window of Struthio camelus isolate bStrCam1 chromosome 1, bStrCam1.hap1, whole genome shotgun sequence includes the following:
- the USF3 gene encoding basic helix-loop-helix domain-containing protein USF3 isoform X2 encodes MPEMTENETPTKKQHRKKNRETHNAVERHRKKKINAGINRIGELIPCSPALKQSKNMILDQAFKYITEMKRQNDELLLNGGNSEQAEEIKKLRKQLDELQKENGRYIELLKANDICLYDDPTIHWKGNLKNAKVSVVIPSDQVQKNIIVYSNGSQPNGNNQGASVQGITFNVGHNLQKQTANVVPVQRTCSLVTPVTISGIYPTENKPWSQTTVSPLSSTQPVLAGNVLELSMAENERGVLTTAPASAQSTSRSGTEQGLQCSSSNTPQNDQNLPKSKNDQEGTKLTKKTVPQSVSIPASASTEAFQVQQVNVTCSETHNSRNELQESGVISTTDTGCMPPMRLTTTDDFPSVNVLKSTDLISSAVTSAVEGIKAVTAISTLPASPLENCWSFSGSSGVGTSDLKNMSSLTRMPSAGNTQTTWTTLQLAGNTVQPLSQTPSSIMTALLNEPVNGAGTVSSAHSKPLTTSISLSTSLPGDGQAAEQIVVTLPSCPSLPMQPLISQPQVKTQAAGNLLPLNSAMQVIQMAQPVGSAVTGAPANQNVIILQPPNTTPCPPIVRAEVPSQNVSQQIVIIQAASQNPLPLLSAQPSASVRVPMNGPTPVTNSSSSVQNAPLPQTFGGKHLVHILPRPSSLPSSSSTQTFSVTMSNQQHPQTISLNGQLFALQPVMSSSGASNQAPMQIIQPTTSEDPNTNVALNTFGALANLNQSISQMAGQSCLHLSLSHPTNPTTVNNQIATVNCVSLPTSVASSVPSEGSVLTSASNPINASPQKAAAGLPSTAKSKRTNKKPSTKKHLAVSGKVSCPAVPCKDAGKVDCATVETVAKHSHGEGLLKSTPAVSQTLPTSQASSVVASNGVSVSDCHSKETVSSEETARSCSVPGLSSAEIPCSSPLESAMSEQLALIPPTAKDAASLQQARGSPNNPPPDSVLPESSKPCEAPSTLTSSLTEAHVTNSQVAGTTAAQSSTADHTSKAGTISESCNVGQDSSIVMQDTDLLEGQGLTKMLSDLTKERTAVEKNSSFSVQGEHSDFPTENSKSADSNVDLPEKQELLLMNTEGDTLSQHHSCISDQEVVSASLVASRQADSPMSTSSGSSRGFSVASMLPDTTREDVTSSTSTNTCNSCTFSEPTDIVALAARAIFDQENLEKGGGGIQVNVRDAVSKATDIAPLEKEQQPYKPQAVKENSTGQLETAPNKFITQDTVQTNVDRQVEKRSCSVGGVETPNTTLQISASQTPSVTSLSVNNLIHQSRVVHPLVSCTSLSQPSEPASIPATVCLSIPSGSYINQSPGPAMMNEYAQEQLNAIRANTMQTPQLQESHLKQQNHEGRKDSAKRAVQDDLLLSTAKRQKQCQTTPIRLEGMALMNRTPETIADQTQMLVGQIPPNSSNSVASVSNQGHADGLNRLFPSNSNFVASALRQTEVQCSSQPSISEQQGQTGQHLQPIQHVPAQSISHLHSNHPYLKQQQAGQLRERHHLYQLQHHVTHGENSVHSQPHGVHQQRTIQQEVQMQKKRNLVQGSQATQLSLQQKHHGSDQTRQKSGQPHPHHQQMQQQMQQHFGASQPEKNCENPATSRNHHNHPPSHINQDIMHQQQQDVSNRQQGSASEHVSGHNQMQRLMTSRGLEQQMVSQASIVTRPSDMTCTPHRQERNRVSSYSAEALIGKTPSNSEQRIGISLQGPRVSDQLEMRSYLDVSRNKGLVIHNMQGRLSVDHTVGSDVQRLSDCQTFKSAGPSQQPTSNFDVQASRNSDIGNSVSSLRGMQSQAFRISQNPGPPLERQKRLPYPPVQGIPTGNSLPPRENENTCHQSFMQSLLAPHLGDQVSGSQRSIPEHQRNTQCGASSTIEYNCPPARENVHIRRDGDGQNRESCDMSIGTINARNSSLNIPFSSSSSSGDIQGRNTSPNISVQKSNPMRMTDSHGTKSHMNTPVSSNMHGVVRPAHPHPAVSHGNAEQGQPSVRQPNSSVTQRSRHPLQDNGGSKIRQPERSRSGNQRHGNVFDPSLPHLPLSTSGSMILGRQQSAIEKRGSIVRFMSDGPQVSNDNAAPDQHTLSQNFGFPFIPEGGMNPPINANASFIPPVTQPSATRTPALIPVDPQNTLPSFYPPYSPAHPTLSNDISIPYFPNQMFPNPSTEKPSSGSLNNRFGSILSPPRPVGFAQPSFPLLPDMPPMHMTNTSHLSNFNLTSLFPEIATALPPDGSAMSPLLSIANTSASDSSKQSSNRPAHNISHILGHDCSSAV; translated from the exons ATGCCAGAGATGACGGAGAATGAGACACCCACTAAGAAGCAACACCG aaagaaaaaccgGGAGACACATAATGCAG TGGAGAGACAtcgaaagaaaaagataaatgctGGAATAAACAGAATTGGAGAACTCATTCCCTGTTCTCCAGCCCTTAAGCAG agcaaGAACATGATCCTGGATCAGGCCTTTAAGTatataacagaaatgaaaagacagaatGATGAACTTCTGTTAAATGGAGGGAACAGCGAACAGG CTGAAGAGATAAAAAAACTACGGAAACAGCTGGATGAACTCCAAAAGGAAAATGGGAGATACATCGAACTGCTGAAAGCAAATGATATTTGCCTGTATGATGATCCTACAATCCACTGGAAAGGGAATCTCAAAAATGCAAAGGTCTCAGTTGTTATTCCCAGTGATCAGGTTCAGAAGAACATCATTGTCTATTCAAATGGGAGTCAGCCCAATGGAAATAACCAGGGAGCATCTGTCCAGGGAATAACGTTTAATGTTGGTCATAACTTACAAAAGCAAACAGCCAATGTTGTTCCAGTCCAGAGAACTTGCAGCCTAGTGACTCCTGTGACAATTTCTGGTATTTACCCTACAGAAAACAAGCCATGGTCTCAAACTACAGTTTCTCCACTGTCATCCACTCAGCCAGTTCTAGCAGGGAACGTTCTTGAGCTTTCCATGGCAGAGAACGAGCGAGGCGTGCTCACTACTGCGCCTGCCAGCGCGCAGAGCACTTCTCGTTCTGGAACAGAACAAGGACTGCAATGTTCTTCAAGTAATACACCACAGAATGATCAGAATCTCCCCAAAAGTAAAAACGATCAGGAAGGCACTAAATTAACGAAGAAAACGGTCCCGCAGAGCGTCAGCATTCCTGCCAGTGCCTCCACTGAAGCCTTTCAAGTTCAACAGGTGAATGTGACCTGTTCAGAAACACACAATTCGAGGAATGAACTGCAAGAAAGTGGTGTAATTTCAACCACTGACACAGGTTGTATGCCACCTATGAGACTGACTACTACAGAtgattttccttctgtaaatgTCCTCAAAAGTACAGACTTAATAAGCAGTGCTGTGACTTCTGCAGTAGAAGGAATTAAGGCTGTAACGGCAATAAGCACTTTGCCTGCCAGTCCCCTAGAGAACTGCTGGTCTTTTTCAGGCTCTTCAGGTGTTGGCACTTCAGACTTGAAAAACATGAGTAGCCTTACACGGATGCCTTCAGCTGGAAACACCCAGACCACATGGACAACTCTGCAGCTAGCAGGAAACACTGTTCAGCCACTAAGCCAAACACCATCCAGTATAATGACTGCACTATTAAATGAGCCAGTGAATGGTGCTGGTACCGTATCTTCTGCTCACAGCAAGCCTTTGACTACAAGCATTAGTTTGAGTACTTCTCTGCCTGGAGATGGGCAGGCAGCTGAACAAATTGTTGTTACCTTGCCCTCGTGCCCATCCTTACCTATGCAGCCATTAATCAGCCAGCCACAGGTGAAAACTCAGGCTGCAGGAAATCTCCTTCCATTAAATTCAGCTATGCAGGTGATTCAGATGGCTCAGCCTGTTGGGTCAGCTGTTACAGGAGCACCAGCTAATCAGAATGTCATAATTCTCCAGCCTCCAAACACCACTCCGTGCCCTCCAATTGTGAGAGCAGAAGTTCCAAGCCAAAACGTTAGTCAGCAGATTGTAATTATACAAGCTGCCAGTCAGAatcctcttcccctcctctctgcGCAGCCTTCTGCTTCTGTAAGAGTTCCCATGAATGGGCCTACTCCAGTCACGAACTCTAGCAGCTCTGTACAAAATGCCCCTCTTCCACAGACTTTTGGAGGGAAGCACCTTGTTCATATTTTACCGAGGCCATCATCTCTGCCATCTTCTAGCTCTACGCAAACATTTTCAGTTACAATGTCAAATCAACAGCATCCTCAGACTATCTCATTAAATGGGCAGCTGTTTGCATTGCAACCTGTGATGTCTTCATCTGGAGCTTCAAATCAAGCCCCTATGCAAATTATTCAACCCACCACCAGCGAGGATCCAAATACCAATGTTGCCCTCAATACATTTGGTGCTTTAGCTAACCTCAATCAAAGCATATCACAAATGGCTGGACAAAGCTGTTTACATTTGTCTCTCAGCCACCCTACGAATCCAACAACTGTAAATAACCAGATAGCCACAGTTAACTGTGTGTCATTACCAACTTCTGTGGCATCTTCAGTACCTTCAGAAGGTTCCGTATTAACTAGTGCATCTAATCCAATAAATGCTTCCCCCCAAAAAGCTGCTGCTGGTTTGCCATCTACTGCAAAATcaaaaaggacaaacaaaaagCCAAGTACAAAAAAACACTTAGCAGTCAGCGGTAAAGTGTCTTGTCCAGCAGTTCCTTGCAAAGATGCAGGGAAGGTTGATTGTGCTACCGTGGAAACAGTGGCCAAGCATTCACATGGTGAGGGGTTGCTCAAAAGCACGCCAGCAGTATCCCAAACTTTACCTACATCACAGGCAAGCAGTGTGGTAGCATCAAATGGTGTAAGCGTTTCCGACTGTCATTCCAAAGAGACTGTGAGCTCTGAAGAGACAGCGAGGTCCTGCTCTGTACCGGGGCTGAGTTCAGCAGAGATACCCTGTTCTTCACCGCTGGAGTCAGCGATGTCGGAACAGTTAGCGCTGATCCCGCCGACTGCCAAAGATGCTGCTTCTCTCCAGCAAGCACGGGGATCTCCAAACAATCCACCACCTGACTCTGTGTTGCCAGAGTCTTCCAAACCCTGTGAAGCCCCCAGCACCTTAACATCCTCTCTTACTGAAGCACATGTGACAAATTCTCAGGTTGCTGGGACTACAGCGgcacaaagcagcacagcagatcATACTTCCAAGGCAGGGACAATTTCAGAGTCCTGCAACGTTGGGCAAGATTCCTCAATTGTAATGCAAGACACAGACCTATTAGAGGGACAAGGTCTAACCAAAATGCTGTCTGATCTCACAAAAGAAAgaacagctgtggaaaaaaactcttctttttcagttcagGGGGAGCATTCTGATTTTCCCACAGAAAACTCTAAATCAGCAGATTCAAATGTTGATCTGCCTGAGAAGCAGGAGCTCTTGTTAATGAACACGGAAGGTGATACTCTTTCCCAACATCATTCCTGCATTTCTGATCAAGAGGTAGTTAGTGCTTCCCTTGTTGCTAGCAGGCAGGCAGACTCCCCAATGTCAACTAGCTCTGGCAGCAGTCGAGGGTTCTCAGTTGCATCTATGTTGCCAGATACCACTAGAGAAGATGTTACTAGCAGTACATCAACAAATACCTGTAATAGCTGCACTTTTTCAGAACCAACTGATATTGTAGCTCTTGCAGCAAGAGCTATTTTTGACCAGGAAAACCTTGAGAAAGGTGGAGGAGGAATACAAGTTAACGTGAGGGATGCCGTCTCTAAAGCAACTGACATTGCACCCTTGGAGAAAGAGCAACAGCCTTATAAACCACaggcagtgaaagaaaacagcacaggACAATTAGAAACAGCACCAAACAAATTCATTACTCAGGATACAGTACAAACAAATGTTGATAGGCAAGTTGAAAAACGAAGCTGCTCTGTAGGAGGTGTGGAAACACCAAACACTACTTTGCAGATTTCAGCATCCCAGACACCAAGCGTAACCAGTTTAAGTGTAAATAATCTAATACACCAGAGTCGCGTTGTCCATCCGCTTGTGAGTTGCACAAGTTTATCCCAGCCTTCAGAGCCAGCAAGCATTCCTGCAACTGTGTGTCTCTCCATTCCATCTGGTTCGTACATAAATCAGTCTCCAGGACCAGCTATGATGAATGAATACGCTCAGGAACAACTGAATGCTATTAGGGCAAACACCATGCAGACTCCCCAGCTGCAGGAATCACACTTAAAGCAGCAAAATCATGAAGGTCGCAAAGACTCTGCCAAACGAGCTGTTCAGGATGACCTTCTGCTCTCTACAGCAAAGAGGCAAAAGCAATGTCAGACAACACCTATAAGGCTTGAAGGGATGGCACTGATGAACCGGACACCAGAGACTATTGCTGATCAAACACAGATGTTAGTTGGCCAGATTCCTCCTAACTCATCCAATTCAGTGGCATCAGTGAGCAATCAAGGGCACGCTGATGGCCTTAATAGGTTATTCCCATCAAACAGCAACTTTGTAGCATCAGCTTTGAGACAAACTGAAGTTCAATGCAGTTCTCAGCCTTCAATTTCAGAGCAGCAAGGCCAAACAGGGCAGCACTTGCAGCCTATTCAGCATGTTCCTGCTCAAAGCATATCTCATCTTCATAGTAATCATCCGTACTTAAAGCAACAGCAGGCTGGACAATTAAGAGAGAGGCACCACTTGTATCAGCTGCAGCATCATGTCACTCATGGGGAAAACTCAGTCCACTCTCAACCCCACGGTGTCCACCAACAGCGAACAATACAGCAGGAGGTGCAAATGCAAAAGAAACGAAATCTTGTCCAGGGAAGCCAAGCCACACAACTTTCTCTACAGCAAAAACACCACGGAAGTGATCAGACACGGCAAAAAAGTGGCCAGCCTCATCCTCACCACCAGCAAAtgcagcagcagatgcagcagcaCTTTGGAGCTTCCCAGCCAGAAAAGAACTGTGAAAATCCCGCAACAAGCAGAAACCATCATAACCACCCTCCGAGCCACATAAATCAGGATATCATGCATCAACAGCAACAAGACGTCAGCAACAGACAGCAAGGTTCAGCTTCCGAACATGTGTCGGGGCATAATCAGATGCAGAGACTCATGACCTCAAGGGGTCTAGAGCAACAAATGGTGTCCCAGGCAAGTATCGTAACCAGACCATCAGATATGACATGCACCCCGCACAGGCAGGAAAGAAATCGCGTTTCTAGCTACTCTGCTGAGGCACTCATTGGGAAGACACCATCTAATTCAGAACAGAGAATAGGAATATCTCTTCAAGGCCCTAGAGTTTCTGACCAGCTTGAAATGAGAAGCTACCTTGATGTTTCTAGAAATAAAGGGTTGGTCATTCATAACATGCAGGGCCGTCTGTCTGTCGATCATACGGTTGGCTCAGATGTGCAACGGCTCTCTGATTGTCAGACATTTAAGTCAGCTGGACCCAGTCAACAACCAACAAGCAATTTTGATGTACAGGCCTCAAGAAACAGTGACATTGGTAATTCTGTGTCATCCCTCAGGGGCATGCAATCGCAAGCGTTTCGAATCAGTCAAAATCCTGGACCTCCCCTAGAAAGACAGAAGAGATTGCCCTATCCACCAGTTCAGGGTATTCCAACAGGAAATTCTCTTCCAccaagggaaaatgaaaatacatgcCACCAAAGTTTTATGCAGAGTTTACTTGCCCCTCACCTTGGAGATCAAGTTAGTGGAAGCCAAAGATCAATCCCAGAACATCAAAGGAATACTCAGTGTGGTGCCTCCTCCACAATTGAATATAACTGTCCCCCAGCACGAGAGAACGTCCACATCCGAAGAGATGGTGACGGTCAGAACAGGGAAAGCTGTGACATGTCTATTGGCACAATTAACGCAAGGAACAGttctttaaatattcctttttcaaGTTCTTCTTCCTCAGGAGATATTCAGGGTCGAAATACAAGCCCAAACATTTCCGTACAGAAGTCCAATCCCATGAGAATGACGGACAGTCATGGAACAAAGAGCCACATGAATACGCCTGTTTCTAGCAACATGCATGGAGTGGTGAGGCCAGCTCACCCCCACCCTGCAGTTTCTCACGGAAATGCTGAACAAGGGCAACCTTCTGTTCGTCAACCAAATTCTTCAGTTACTCAGCGGTCGAGGCATCCTCTGCAAGATAACGGAGGTTCTAAGATCCGTCAACCTGAAAGGAGTCGATCTGGAAATCAAAGACATGGAAATGTTTTTGACCCTAGTCTTCCCCATCTTCCCCTGTCTACCAGTGGCAGTATGATTCTTGGGCGCCAACAATCTGCAatagaaaaaagaggaagcatTGTCCGTTTTATGTCTGATGGTCCACAGGTGTCTAATGATAATGCTGCCCCTGACCAACACACTCTCTCTCAGAATTTTGGATTCCCTTTTATTCCAGAGGGTGGCATGAATCCCCCGATAAATGCCAATGCTTCTTTCATTCCACCAGTTACTCAGCCTAGCGCCACTCGAACACCGGCTCTAATCCCAGTAGATCCTCAAAATACGCTGCCGTCCTTCTATCCACCTTACTCCCCTGCTCATCCTACTCTGTCCAATGACATTTCTATCCCTTACTTTCCCAACCAAATGTTTCCTAATCCAAGCACGGAGAAGCCGAGTAGTGGAAGTTTAAACAATCGATTTGGATCCATCTTATCTCCTCCTCGGCCTGTTGGTTTTGCTCAGCCaagttttcctttgcttccaGATATGCCACCAATGCACATGACCAATACGTCACACTTATCCAATTTTAACTTGACATCTTTGTTTCCAGAGATAGCCACAGCTCTTCCTCCAGATGGTTCAGCAATGTCGCCTTTGCTTTCAATTGCAAACACATCTGCTTCCGATTCTTCCAAGCAGTCCTCAAACCGACCTGCCCACAATATAAGCCATATTCTAGGTCACGATTGCAGTTCAGCTGTATGA